One genomic window of Luteitalea pratensis includes the following:
- a CDS encoding transposase, which produces MAMGTRQDEQPPLWIATSDLPTAPGHPFYAQLNTVLDAAGFDAFVEAECRRFYAAVMGRPGLAPGRYFRLLLLGYFEGLGSERGIAWRAADSLAIRRFLHLGLEDGTPDHSTISRTRRLIDVETHRAVFTWVQTQLVAHGLRRGETVAVDATTLEANAAMRSIVRRDTGETYQAYLTQLAAASGITTPTREALARFDRRRKKRSSNQDWTHPHDPDAKITKMKDGRTHLAHKAEHAVDVDSGAVVSVRLDGADVGDATTVIDTVVDATTQLERAGAPHHLDDLIGDKGYHSNRALIDLDALSVRAYIAEPDRGRRCWRALPDAQALVYANRRRLRGARGGRLRRQRAEYVERSFAHLYETGAMRRTHLRGHQNILKRLLVHAGAFNLGLIMRQRIGHGTPRGFQGRLGVLAGVLTALAGLLADRWVVLPGTEPVSMPLPPDTIDDLAAAMPA; this is translated from the coding sequence ATGGCCATGGGCACCCGTCAGGATGAACAACCGCCGCTGTGGATCGCGACCTCGGACCTGCCGACCGCGCCTGGACATCCGTTCTACGCGCAGTTGAATACGGTGCTCGACGCGGCCGGCTTCGACGCCTTCGTCGAGGCCGAATGCCGCCGGTTCTACGCGGCGGTGATGGGACGCCCCGGGCTGGCGCCGGGTCGGTACTTCCGCCTGCTTCTCCTCGGGTACTTCGAGGGCCTCGGCTCCGAGCGCGGCATTGCGTGGCGGGCCGCCGATTCGCTGGCGATCCGCCGCTTCCTACATCTGGGGCTCGAGGACGGCACGCCGGATCATTCGACCATCTCCCGCACGCGGCGGCTGATCGACGTCGAGACCCATCGGGCGGTCTTCACGTGGGTCCAGACGCAATTGGTGGCGCACGGCCTGCGGCGCGGCGAGACCGTGGCGGTCGATGCGACCACGCTGGAAGCCAACGCGGCGATGCGCAGCATCGTGCGGCGTGACACGGGCGAGACGTATCAGGCCTACCTCACGCAGCTTGCCGCGGCGTCCGGCATCACGACGCCGACGCGCGAGGCGCTGGCGCGCTTCGATCGTCGGCGCAAGAAGCGGAGTTCCAACCAGGACTGGACGCATCCCCACGATCCCGACGCGAAGATCACCAAGATGAAGGACGGGCGGACGCACCTCGCGCACAAGGCCGAGCACGCCGTCGATGTCGACAGCGGGGCGGTCGTCTCGGTGCGCCTGGACGGGGCCGACGTCGGCGACGCCACCACGGTGATCGACACGGTCGTGGACGCGACGACCCAACTGGAACGGGCCGGTGCGCCGCATCACCTCGATGACCTGATCGGCGACAAGGGCTACCACAGCAATCGGGCGCTCATCGACCTGGACGCGCTCAGCGTGCGTGCCTACATCGCCGAACCGGATCGGGGCCGTCGCTGCTGGCGGGCGCTGCCGGACGCGCAAGCGCTGGTCTACGCGAATCGGCGGCGTCTCCGCGGGGCGCGGGGCGGACGCCTGCGCCGGCAGCGCGCCGAGTACGTCGAGCGCTCCTTCGCGCACCTCTATGAGACCGGCGCGATGCGGCGCACGCACCTCCGTGGCCATCAGAACATCCTCAAGCGGCTCCTGGTGCATGCGGGCGCCTTCAATCTCGGGCTGATCATGCGACAGCGGATCGGCCACGGCACCCCGCGGGGCTTCCAGGGCCGTCTCGGGGTGCTGGCCGGCGTCCTCACGGCCCTCGCCGGCCTACTCGCCGACCGCTGGGTCGTCCTGCCGGGCACCGAGCCCGTGTCGATGCCCCTGCCGCCCGACACCATCGACGACCTCGCCGCTGCGATGCCGGCGTGA
- a CDS encoding zinc-dependent metalloprotease family protein has product MLGFISAILMAGSTPMMNEADPELAAVRVRAYADRHVDAATARPALEVAKHLLASAGLVVAWRVCDTTQSCPVEDTPVPEIVVILSSRDRQHGRENCGVAAHGARASSGTVMVSVPCVAGVAFRLTRRAGTGTNPLLAMPRHDDLVGAVVAHEIGHLLGLRHAPSGLLRATLDADDLIALRRGTLRFSPAEESRMRRAVLLAGDASLHSSVAGTRHGPSRQ; this is encoded by the coding sequence ATGCTCGGTTTCATCTCTGCAATATTGATGGCGGGTTCGACGCCGATGATGAACGAGGCGGATCCGGAATTGGCCGCAGTACGAGTGCGGGCCTACGCCGACAGACACGTCGACGCCGCCACGGCACGACCCGCGTTGGAGGTGGCGAAGCACCTGCTGGCGTCGGCCGGACTCGTCGTGGCATGGCGTGTGTGTGATACGACGCAATCGTGCCCGGTCGAGGACACGCCGGTGCCGGAGATCGTTGTCATCCTTTCGTCCCGTGATCGGCAGCACGGCCGCGAGAACTGCGGTGTGGCCGCTCACGGTGCACGCGCCTCGTCAGGAACCGTGATGGTCTCGGTCCCTTGCGTGGCCGGCGTCGCCTTCCGACTGACGCGACGGGCCGGAACCGGCACGAACCCACTGCTCGCAATGCCGAGGCACGACGACCTCGTCGGAGCAGTCGTGGCGCACGAGATCGGTCACCTGCTCGGCCTTAGGCATGCGCCGTCAGGTCTGTTGCGTGCAACGCTGGACGCCGACGACCTGATCGCGCTCAGAAGGGGGACGCTGCGCTTCAGCCCAGCGGAAGAGAGCCGGATGCGGCGCGCAGTCTTGCTGGCTGGGGACGCCAGCCTACACTCGTCGGTCGCCGGAACCCGTCACGGTCCGTCGCGGCAGTGA
- a CDS encoding phosphatase PAP2 family protein yields MSIPPIDSGDTFTTGCYPSGHGCLVGAAETAIGALLPQDAAEASRQATEGAESRLYAGAHYRFDNDIGRALGRTVARAVLDADRQGRLRRW; encoded by the coding sequence GTGTCGATCCCTCCGATCGACTCAGGCGATACTTTCACCACGGGCTGCTATCCGTCCGGCCACGGGTGTCTGGTCGGGGCGGCGGAGACGGCCATCGGCGCATTACTACCGCAGGACGCGGCCGAAGCGTCGAGGCAGGCGACTGAAGGTGCGGAGTCGCGCCTGTATGCCGGCGCCCATTATCGGTTCGACAACGACATCGGACGCGCCCTCGGACGCACCGTCGCACGCGCCGTGCTCGACGCCGACCGTCAGGGCAGGCTACGTCGTTGGTGA
- a CDS encoding ECF-type sigma factor, which yields MPGDITQLLEAWRSGDAEAGEQLVALTYGELRRMARARLRRERPGHAWQTTALLHEAYLRLLRHGPGLVDNRDTFFRLMAAEMRRRLVDHGRRRLAEKRGGGAIHEPLQTSATRAVAQAPEDIEAMLERLDRALEELSNRLPRAARVVRLRFLDGLTMESTATELGLSTGTVKREWTFARAWLAAAIESDPMASTEG from the coding sequence GTGCCAGGCGACATTACGCAACTGCTCGAGGCGTGGAGATCGGGCGATGCTGAAGCAGGTGAGCAGCTCGTGGCCCTGACATATGGCGAGCTGCGCCGAATGGCTCGCGCCCGTCTTCGGCGCGAGCGGCCCGGCCATGCCTGGCAGACAACGGCGCTCCTCCATGAGGCCTACCTGCGACTGCTGCGGCACGGTCCCGGTTTGGTCGACAATCGCGACACCTTCTTTCGGCTGATGGCCGCCGAAATGCGACGCCGCCTGGTCGACCACGGCCGTCGGCGCCTGGCTGAAAAGCGCGGTGGCGGCGCTATCCATGAACCACTGCAGACATCGGCGACGCGTGCGGTGGCCCAGGCTCCCGAGGACATCGAGGCGATGCTGGAGCGCCTGGATCGGGCACTTGAAGAGTTGAGCAATCGTCTTCCCCGCGCTGCCCGCGTCGTTCGACTGCGGTTCCTTGACGGTCTGACGATGGAAAGCACCGCAACGGAATTGGGCCTCTCAACGGGCACCGTCAAGCGCGAGTGGACCTTCGCGCGGGCGTGGCTCGCTGCCGCCATCGAATCCGATCCGATGGCCAGCACGGAAGGATAG
- a CDS encoding winged helix-turn-helix domain-containing protein — translation MTNHGSPQREAQKPSAFLSGPEPASNPVRFYEFDRFRIDTKRHLLMRDGGPIGIKAKALDTLVLLVQHAGRLLEKEELMNGLWPDTAVEEGNLTQNIFEVRKALGEAPGEQRFIATVARRGYRFVAEVRAIGDEPSARDEGSAGDGQSTLRLVAPERFARRTVIYAGVAAAIVLSLVGTRLYVAFGRSAPVISGTSSSPLRNLTRLTYGAGLQTDVSWSPDGKRVAYAWNRDGNFDIWVQDVDAGQPTRVTSSPADETQPAWSPDGQRLALRSEVDGGGLFAVDVKGGPLRRIAPDGRRPAWMPNGREVMFVDSDMPRAAFIVTADGGAAPRRILETELSRATYIAPAVHPEGRLSVFAPKLATGFFVADRTNRTLNAVDTSAAAPLGLLDPEAIQSISWNSAGTALIVEAHSDGVPTLWRVAVEPVSLRWRTPERLTTAPASAQAAAVSPDGTRVAFTSAPASTRAWLFPFDANRARLTGDGRALTDDELSIVSLRLAADGSALCYGALEPGRNNFRLFHIDLTSGRTTFLAESWGGAISRTARTIAYLLTRTGSSSTGETPSTGRESALAVRDLDGGERLVSRWRGGLLPWDWAPHDEAVLGSWVEQGQMNQNVLAIWPVGPMMATRPERVLLEASGVFFWQARYSPDDRWVSFVAQRMRNHGTVEIGIVAADSNRATTWTRILDDHVWPDKPRWSPDGRTLYFLSRGADGYVNLWGVPIDPARGAQRGKPFQVTHFNSPERRIDPNMGSAEIDVASGRLALPMQSVKGSIWLLSGVRP, via the coding sequence GTGACCAACCACGGAAGTCCTCAGCGGGAGGCTCAGAAACCCTCAGCGTTTCTCAGCGGACCTGAGCCTGCGTCTAACCCGGTTCGCTTCTACGAGTTCGACCGGTTCCGCATCGACACGAAACGCCACCTGCTGATGCGGGACGGCGGGCCCATCGGCATCAAGGCCAAGGCGCTCGACACGCTGGTGCTGCTGGTCCAGCACGCCGGCCGGCTCCTCGAGAAGGAGGAGTTGATGAACGGGCTGTGGCCCGATACCGCCGTCGAGGAGGGGAACCTCACTCAGAACATCTTCGAGGTGCGGAAAGCCCTGGGTGAGGCGCCGGGCGAGCAGCGGTTCATCGCGACGGTCGCCCGGCGAGGCTATCGCTTCGTTGCGGAGGTCCGCGCAATTGGCGACGAGCCCTCTGCGCGCGATGAGGGATCAGCTGGGGATGGGCAGTCCACGCTGCGGCTTGTCGCGCCCGAGCGCTTCGCGCGACGGACGGTCATCTACGCGGGCGTGGCAGCGGCCATTGTGCTGTCGCTCGTGGGTACAAGGCTCTACGTTGCGTTTGGTCGCTCGGCACCGGTCATCTCGGGTACCTCCTCGTCGCCCCTGCGCAACCTGACGCGGCTGACCTACGGCGCGGGTCTACAGACCGACGTGAGCTGGTCACCCGACGGCAAGCGGGTCGCGTACGCGTGGAACAGGGACGGGAATTTCGACATCTGGGTGCAGGACGTCGATGCTGGCCAGCCAACGCGGGTGACGAGTTCGCCAGCTGACGAGACGCAGCCTGCCTGGTCTCCCGATGGCCAACGTCTCGCCCTTCGTTCCGAAGTCGACGGCGGTGGTCTCTTCGCGGTCGACGTCAAGGGTGGTCCCCTCCGCCGAATCGCGCCGGACGGACGGCGCCCGGCGTGGATGCCGAATGGCCGCGAGGTCATGTTCGTGGATAGCGACATGCCCCGAGCGGCGTTCATCGTGACAGCGGACGGCGGCGCGGCGCCGCGCCGAATTCTCGAAACCGAGCTGAGTCGCGCTACCTACATCGCGCCCGCGGTCCATCCCGAGGGTCGGCTCTCCGTCTTCGCGCCCAAGCTGGCGACCGGCTTCTTTGTCGCCGATCGAACCAACCGCACGCTGAATGCCGTCGATACGAGTGCAGCAGCGCCGCTCGGGTTGCTCGACCCCGAGGCCATCCAAAGCATCAGTTGGAACTCCGCCGGCACGGCGTTGATCGTCGAAGCGCACAGTGACGGCGTGCCGACGCTGTGGCGTGTGGCGGTGGAACCAGTGAGCCTGCGTTGGCGCACGCCGGAGCGCCTGACCACGGCACCGGCGAGCGCACAGGCCGCCGCCGTGTCGCCGGACGGGACGCGCGTGGCATTCACGAGCGCGCCGGCGTCGACCCGCGCCTGGCTGTTCCCGTTCGATGCCAACCGCGCCCGGCTCACGGGCGATGGCAGGGCGCTGACCGACGACGAGCTCTCAATCGTCTCGCTCCGTCTCGCGGCTGACGGCTCGGCTCTCTGCTATGGTGCGCTCGAGCCAGGGAGGAACAACTTCCGCCTGTTTCACATCGATCTGACTTCCGGCCGGACGACGTTCCTCGCGGAATCGTGGGGTGGCGCAATTTCCCGAACCGCGCGCACGATCGCCTATTTACTGACGCGCACCGGATCGAGTTCCACGGGAGAAACTCCCTCCACCGGCCGTGAATCGGCTCTGGCCGTTCGCGACCTCGACGGCGGGGAACGTCTGGTGAGCAGGTGGCGAGGTGGACTGCTTCCTTGGGATTGGGCACCGCACGACGAGGCCGTTCTCGGATCCTGGGTCGAACAGGGCCAGATGAACCAAAACGTGTTGGCGATCTGGCCCGTCGGTCCCATGATGGCCACGCGGCCCGAGCGAGTACTCCTCGAGGCGAGCGGCGTGTTCTTCTGGCAGGCTCGCTACTCTCCCGACGATCGATGGGTCAGTTTCGTCGCCCAGCGCATGAGGAATCACGGAACCGTCGAGATCGGGATCGTGGCTGCGGACAGCAATCGCGCGACGACGTGGACGCGGATACTGGACGATCACGTCTGGCCAGACAAGCCTCGGTGGTCACCGGATGGGCGGACGCTGTACTTCCTTTCGCGGGGAGCTGACGGCTATGTCAACCTCTGGGGCGTGCCCATCGATCCGGCGCGTGGCGCCCAGCGCGGGAAGCCGTTTCAAGTCACGCATTTCAACTCGCCCGAGAGGCGTATCGATCCCAATATGGGCAGTGCCGAGATCGACGTGGCCAGTGGCAGGCTCGCGCTGCCCATGCAGAGCGTGAAGGGCAGCATCTGGCTCTTGTCGGGTGTGAGACCGTGA
- a CDS encoding ATP-binding protein, producing MTAAAPASVFQFGEFELDPVAYELRRRGRRLRLARQPMDLLLLMVGRRNELVSRDDIAARLWPPDVFLDRDAGIHTAVLRIRQVLRDSHINPRFLENVSGKGYRFIAPVEIVPRALSVAPPESSGVPIDVPPARRHNLPDELTSFVGRQEAIAELRRLLGANRLVSLTGAGGVGKTRLALRIASDILHACHDGVWMVDLGPITAADLVPQTVASVLGVHESGQRGVRDALTASLRHRQLLIVLDTCEHVLDACADLVEALLRDAPGVRILATTREPLGVRGEAVFRVPSLTLPVGSAEIDGQAPESEAVQLFVERAMTLDATFNASEADAGAIGRICQRLDGMPLAIELAAARVTLLSPAQIETRLQDRFKLLTGGARTAVARQRTLEAAVEWSCQLLSDSERHLLGRLSVFPASWTIEAAESICSGDGLDPCDVLELSSRLVAKSLVGLQRDQEGVARFRLLETVRQYARERVVPPDAGERLRTRHAGFFANQFRDALSVLRGAGQLPYLAQLQAEQENVRTALEWALASSALAAQGVALTGSLFWFWTKRGLFEEGKQWLERALTLEPTGLTRARVLIGLAHMHYFQGRHVAAAEAASEAHALGETLHHGWTVSFALFMLALTSFELGQCECAAATAMAARAAADAGGDPIQHGGPLMILANVALRAGDRDRAQAYYEESIDVHRREGDIWGLCILLSIAAGLHILQRDMDRARVYATEAMTLSEAMEDRRGLAWGLAVCAGLMADEGHAELAAQLWGASDGLMEAVGGALAPTISWIRDKYVDLVCQALGDAGFARASGVGRAMSAAQALELVRQHVLRSGADPSTPHILTSRHALSRIGRLVVGNEPARMPH from the coding sequence ATGACCGCCGCTGCGCCTGCCTCGGTCTTTCAATTCGGAGAATTCGAGCTCGACCCGGTGGCCTACGAGTTGCGCCGGCGCGGGCGGCGCCTGCGGTTAGCGCGGCAGCCGATGGACCTGCTCCTGCTCATGGTGGGACGACGCAACGAACTGGTCTCGCGCGACGACATCGCAGCCAGGCTGTGGCCGCCAGACGTCTTCCTGGACAGGGATGCGGGAATCCACACGGCCGTCTTGAGGATCCGGCAGGTGCTGCGGGACTCGCACATCAATCCGCGGTTCCTGGAGAACGTATCCGGCAAGGGCTATCGCTTCATCGCGCCCGTGGAAATCGTGCCAAGGGCGCTCTCGGTTGCACCACCCGAGTCGTCCGGCGTGCCAATCGACGTACCACCAGCACGCCGCCACAACCTGCCCGACGAGCTCACAAGCTTTGTCGGCAGACAGGAGGCGATCGCAGAACTGCGGCGGCTCCTCGGGGCCAACAGGCTGGTCTCGCTCACGGGCGCGGGCGGCGTCGGCAAGACCAGGCTCGCACTGCGGATTGCGTCAGACATCCTGCACGCGTGTCACGACGGTGTGTGGATGGTTGACCTCGGGCCGATCACCGCGGCCGACCTCGTCCCGCAGACGGTCGCGTCCGTCTTGGGCGTGCACGAGAGCGGACAGCGAGGCGTGCGTGACGCGCTCACTGCCAGCCTGCGCCATCGACAGCTGCTCATTGTGCTGGACACCTGCGAGCACGTGCTGGACGCCTGTGCCGACCTGGTCGAAGCGCTATTGCGCGATGCCCCGGGCGTGCGGATTCTGGCGACGACTCGCGAGCCGCTCGGCGTGCGCGGTGAGGCCGTCTTCCGCGTGCCGTCACTGACCCTGCCCGTGGGGAGCGCGGAGATCGACGGCCAGGCGCCCGAGTCGGAGGCTGTGCAACTGTTCGTCGAGCGGGCCATGACCCTCGACGCGACCTTCAATGCCAGCGAGGCAGACGCCGGAGCCATCGGGCGCATCTGTCAGAGGCTCGACGGCATGCCGCTGGCGATCGAGCTCGCGGCGGCTCGCGTGACCCTGCTGTCGCCCGCACAGATCGAGACACGCCTGCAGGATCGCTTCAAGCTGCTGACCGGAGGTGCGCGTACGGCGGTGGCCCGTCAACGAACACTCGAGGCCGCTGTTGAGTGGAGTTGTCAGCTGCTGTCCGACTCCGAGCGCCATCTGCTCGGCCGCCTGTCGGTCTTTCCTGCGTCCTGGACGATCGAGGCGGCTGAGTCGATCTGCAGTGGCGACGGCCTGGATCCATGCGACGTACTCGAGTTGTCGTCACGGCTGGTGGCCAAGTCGCTCGTGGGTCTCCAGCGTGATCAGGAGGGGGTGGCGCGGTTCCGCCTGCTCGAAACCGTCCGGCAGTATGCGCGGGAGCGAGTCGTGCCACCCGACGCGGGCGAGCGACTGCGGACGCGTCATGCTGGCTTCTTCGCCAACCAGTTTCGTGACGCGCTGAGCGTCCTTCGCGGCGCGGGGCAGCTTCCGTATCTCGCACAACTGCAGGCCGAGCAGGAGAACGTGCGGACGGCCCTGGAGTGGGCGCTCGCGTCGTCCGCGCTGGCCGCGCAGGGCGTCGCTTTGACCGGCAGCCTGTTCTGGTTCTGGACCAAGCGAGGCCTGTTCGAAGAGGGTAAGCAGTGGTTAGAACGTGCCCTCACCCTGGAGCCGACTGGCCTGACGCGAGCCAGGGTGTTGATCGGCCTGGCTCATATGCACTACTTCCAGGGAAGGCACGTAGCGGCGGCCGAGGCGGCCAGCGAGGCGCACGCTCTCGGTGAAACGTTGCACCACGGCTGGACGGTGTCCTTTGCGCTGTTCATGCTGGCGCTCACGTCGTTTGAACTCGGCCAGTGCGAGTGCGCTGCCGCGACTGCCATGGCGGCGCGGGCGGCAGCCGACGCCGGTGGCGATCCGATTCAGCATGGGGGGCCGCTGATGATTCTGGCCAACGTCGCGCTGCGGGCAGGCGATCGCGATCGAGCGCAGGCGTACTACGAGGAATCCATCGACGTGCATCGCCGCGAGGGGGACATCTGGGGACTCTGCATCCTACTGTCCATCGCCGCAGGTCTGCATATCCTGCAGAGGGATATGGACCGCGCGCGCGTGTACGCGACCGAAGCGATGACGCTATCGGAGGCGATGGAGGACCGGCGTGGTCTGGCCTGGGGACTCGCAGTCTGTGCTGGGCTGATGGCCGACGAGGGCCATGCCGAACTGGCCGCGCAGCTGTGGGGCGCGTCCGACGGGCTGATGGAAGCGGTGGGCGGTGCCCTTGCGCCGACCATCAGCTGGATCAGGGACAAGTATGTCGACCTCGTATGCCAGGCACTTGGCGACGCCGGCTTTGCGCGGGCGTCCGGAGTCGGCAGAGCGATGTCCGCCGCGCAGGCCCTCGAGCTTGTCCGGCAGCACGTTCTGCGGTCAGGTGCGGACCCTTCCACGCCACACATCCTCACGAGCCGGCACGCCTTATCGAGGATAGGACGGCTGGTCGTTGGAAACGAGCCGGCCCGGATGCCGCACTAA
- a CDS encoding protein kinase domain-containing protein, whose amino-acid sequence MRQAGLEARGRAPTMANGIRLAFGERVGSYEILSHLGSGGMGEVYRARDVRLGRTVALKVVAPHIAGSADADLRARFEREARAIAALDDPHICSVYDVGEHDGLLYLVMPCLEGQTLAARLATTRPLPLDDVLRIGQEVAGAMERTHRAHITHRDLKPANIMLTSTGAKLLDFGLAKALAPSTVDAGRAVTQLAPEPAVTTAGTLVGTLHYMAPEQVEGREADARSDIWAFGAVVYEMATGHRPFDGPSAAAIIGAILRDQPRPISLYQPLAPRLLDHVVARCLAKAPDERWQNMGDVRGELRWVAESRTDSPAEGSNPLPVRRRLLRWPNAAIAVAMVAATIAALAWFRVGAPPEPPLRASDSMALDLGSDFMTGAATIGATFILDPDGKRIVFVSTNRAGVQGLSTRRLDQLDATPLPGTAAAYAPFFSPDGEWVGFFADGKLKKLRIAGGEPVTLCDAPAGRGGSWGENGTIVAALDAPGRIVLSLVPIDGGRVTPATKLAPGERTHRWPHFLPGGTAALFTIFRTAGNFDSADIAVMDFERNVQKVVLPNAGMAPRYLRTGHLAYVSKGTLYVVPFDLERREVRGDAIPVLEGIAADPEFGAAQIDVSRGGTMVYRSGTTSGLRVLEWLDATGRTESMGLAPAFYQYPRVSPDGSRVAFELNEGTTSDIWVYDWQRGTRTKLTAGSGFKRNPVWSPDGQHVVFQSSGRLFWARADGASPSLPLWASQKPIQIPTSFTPDGKRLAFFEVSPDRGLLIQTAAVDVDAGRLRITEAVPYQQATSNNSSPAFSPDGRWMAYMSTDSGRHEVHMRAFPDTGRQWSISTAGGIFPVWSRTATELFYRAEDLRLMVVPYTATNDTFVAGRPRVWSDRRLHNLGLIGTFDLAPDGKRFAAVLSAEAPQPARQQVTLMLNFFDEVRRRVAASGR is encoded by the coding sequence GTGAGGCAGGCCGGGCTCGAGGCCCGCGGCCGCGCGCCGACCATGGCCAACGGCATACGTCTCGCATTTGGTGAGCGAGTGGGCTCGTACGAAATCCTCAGCCACCTCGGATCCGGGGGCATGGGCGAGGTGTACCGCGCGCGCGACGTGCGCCTCGGTCGCACTGTCGCTCTCAAGGTCGTCGCGCCGCACATCGCTGGCAGCGCCGACGCCGATCTGCGTGCGCGCTTCGAACGTGAGGCGCGCGCCATCGCCGCCCTCGACGATCCGCACATCTGCAGCGTCTACGATGTCGGCGAGCACGACGGCCTGCTGTACCTGGTGATGCCGTGTCTCGAGGGACAAACCCTGGCGGCGCGGCTCGCGACCACGCGTCCGCTGCCGCTCGACGACGTGCTGCGCATCGGCCAGGAGGTCGCGGGCGCGATGGAGCGCACGCATCGCGCCCACATCACACATCGCGATCTCAAGCCGGCCAACATCATGCTGACGAGCACCGGGGCGAAGCTGCTGGACTTCGGCCTGGCGAAGGCGCTGGCGCCGTCGACAGTGGACGCAGGGCGAGCCGTCACGCAACTCGCGCCCGAGCCGGCGGTCACGACGGCGGGCACCCTCGTCGGGACGCTGCACTACATGGCGCCCGAGCAGGTCGAGGGCCGAGAGGCCGACGCGCGGAGCGACATCTGGGCCTTCGGCGCGGTGGTCTACGAGATGGCGACCGGTCATCGTCCATTCGACGGTCCCTCGGCCGCGGCGATCATCGGGGCGATCCTGCGAGATCAGCCGCGACCGATCTCGTTGTACCAGCCACTGGCCCCTCGCCTGCTGGACCACGTCGTGGCGCGGTGTCTCGCGAAGGCTCCGGACGAGCGCTGGCAGAACATGGGCGATGTCCGCGGCGAGTTGCGATGGGTTGCCGAAAGCCGCACGGACTCTCCAGCCGAAGGCTCGAACCCGCTTCCGGTGCGGCGTCGCCTGCTCCGGTGGCCGAATGCGGCCATCGCCGTGGCGATGGTTGCGGCGACGATCGCCGCCCTGGCATGGTTCCGTGTGGGTGCGCCCCCCGAGCCCCCCCTGCGCGCGTCGGACAGCATGGCGCTCGACCTGGGCTCCGATTTCATGACCGGTGCCGCAACCATCGGCGCCACGTTCATCCTTGACCCAGACGGCAAGCGCATCGTGTTCGTCTCGACGAACCGTGCCGGCGTCCAGGGCCTCTCGACGCGCCGCCTCGATCAACTGGACGCGACTCCGTTGCCCGGCACCGCCGCTGCGTATGCACCGTTCTTCTCGCCTGACGGCGAGTGGGTGGGCTTCTTTGCAGACGGCAAGCTGAAGAAGCTTCGCATCGCTGGCGGTGAGCCGGTCACGCTGTGCGACGCGCCGGCGGGCCGGGGCGGGAGTTGGGGCGAGAACGGGACGATCGTGGCGGCACTGGATGCACCCGGCCGCATCGTGTTGTCGCTGGTGCCGATTGACGGAGGAAGGGTCACGCCGGCCACGAAGCTCGCGCCCGGAGAACGGACACATCGCTGGCCACACTTCCTGCCGGGGGGCACCGCGGCCCTGTTCACCATCTTCCGGACGGCAGGCAACTTCGATTCGGCCGACATCGCCGTCATGGACTTCGAGCGCAACGTCCAGAAGGTCGTGCTCCCGAACGCAGGCATGGCGCCTCGCTACCTGCGCACCGGGCACCTGGCGTACGTGTCGAAGGGCACGCTATACGTGGTGCCGTTCGATCTCGAGCGACGCGAAGTGCGCGGTGATGCCATTCCCGTGCTCGAGGGAATCGCTGCCGACCCCGAGTTCGGAGCCGCACAGATCGACGTGTCTCGCGGCGGCACGATGGTCTACCGGAGCGGTACGACGAGCGGACTCCGGGTCCTCGAATGGCTGGACGCCACGGGACGAACCGAATCGATGGGCCTGGCGCCGGCGTTCTACCAGTACCCTCGCGTGTCGCCTGACGGCAGCCGTGTCGCCTTCGAGTTGAACGAGGGAACAACCTCCGACATCTGGGTGTACGACTGGCAGCGGGGGACCCGCACGAAACTGACGGCGGGCTCGGGGTTCAAGAGAAATCCTGTCTGGAGTCCAGATGGACAACACGTGGTCTTCCAATCCTCGGGTCGCTTGTTCTGGGCGCGCGCCGACGGGGCGAGCCCCTCCCTGCCCCTGTGGGCGAGCCAGAAGCCGATTCAAATCCCCACGTCGTTCACTCCGGACGGCAAGCGGCTCGCCTTCTTCGAGGTCTCGCCCGATCGTGGCCTTCTCATTCAGACCGCGGCGGTCGACGTCGACGCCGGCAGACTGCGGATCACTGAGGCCGTGCCCTACCAGCAGGCGACATCGAACAACTCCAGTCCGGCCTTCTCGCCGGATGGGCGCTGGATGGCGTACATGTCGACCGACTCGGGTCGGCACGAAGTCCACATGCGCGCCTTTCCCGACACGGGCAGGCAGTGGTCGATTTCGACGGCTGGTGGCATATTTCCCGTGTGGTCGCGCACCGCGACCGAACTGTTCTACCGCGCGGAGGATCTCCGCCTGATGGTCGTCCCGTACACCGCAACGAACGACACATTCGTCGCGGGGCGGCCACGCGTGTGGTCCGATCGGCGCCTGCACAATCTCGGGCTCATCGGGACGTTCGATCTGGCGCCCGACGGCAAGCGCTTCGCCGCGGTGCTCTCGGCCGAGGCGCCGCAACCGGCGCGGCAGCAGGTAACGCTAATGCTGAACTTCTTCGACGAGGTGCGACGACGTGTTGCGGCGTCGGGACGATGA